One segment of Stappia sp. 28M-7 DNA contains the following:
- a CDS encoding BA14K family protein: MFKKIAATSLAVALTAGAVLASGTTGAEAKKGWHHNNGWAAAGGFVAGAVIGSALSQPRYYEPAPRYEPAPVYYGRPAPWTPEWYSYCSSKYRSFNPDTGYFRTYSGRYQFCR, encoded by the coding sequence ATGTTCAAGAAGATCGCAGCCACAAGTCTTGCAGTCGCCCTGACCGCCGGTGCGGTTCTGGCATCCGGCACCACCGGCGCCGAGGCCAAGAAGGGCTGGCACCACAATAACGGCTGGGCCGCCGCCGGTGGGTTCGTTGCCGGTGCGGTGATCGGCTCCGCCCTGTCGCAGCCGCGCTACTACGAGCCGGCCCCGCGCTACGAACCGGCCCCGGTCTATTATGGCCGCCCGGCCCCGTGGACGCCGGAATGGTACAGCTACTGCTCGTCGAAGTACCGTTCGTTCAACCCGGACACCGGCTACTTCCGCACCTATTCGGGGCGCTACCAGTTCTGCCGCTAG